The Arvicola amphibius chromosome 4, mArvAmp1.2, whole genome shotgun sequence genome includes the window TGTGGCTCAGAGCTCGGATGACTGAGCAGGCAGATATCCCGGCAACAGAGAACAAAAGCCCCCCCCTTTCCCCCAAGCCCCCTCTCCCCACACTCCGGGCACCTCATGCCCTGTGGCTGGTGTCCCAGAGTCCTGGAGCTACAGCTGCCTGGTCAGGGGCATCGGGTTGATCCACCCCTAGCCAGTCAGAGAAGAGATGCGGGCAGTATGCAGGCGCGCCCAGTGCCACTCCACCGCCATTCTGCTGATCCCCCCCTTTGcgttttctcttgttctctcgCTGTACCCAGAATTCCATCCGCCACAACCTGTCCCTGAACAAGTGCTTCATCAAAGTGCCTCGAGAGAAGGACGAACCCGGCAAGGGGGGCTTCTGGCGCATTGACCCCCAGTATGCAGAGCGCCTGCTCAGTGGGGCCTTCAAGAAACGGAGGCTGCCTCCGGTCCACATCCACCCTGCCTTCGCCCGCCAGGCCGCACAGGAACCCAGCACCAGCCCCTGGGGTGGGCCTCTGACCGTGAACACGGAGGCCCAGCAGCTGTTGCGGGAGTTCGAGGAGGCCACAGGGGAGGGGGGCTGGGGCACAGGAGAGGGCAGGCTGGGGCATAAGCGAAAGCAGCCGCTGCCCAAGAGGGTGGCCAAGGTCCTGAAGCCTCCCAGCACGTTGCTGCTGACCCAGGAGGAGCAGGGTGAGCTGGAACCCCTCAAAGGCAACTTTGACTGGGAGGCCATCTTCGAGGCTGGCACTCTGGGTGAAGAGCTGAGCTCCCTGGAGGCCTTGGAGCTAAGCCCCCCACTGAGCCCCGCCTCACATGGAGATGTGGACCTCACCGTCCATGGCCGCCACATCGATTGCCCTGCTACCTGGGGACCTCCAGTGGAGCAGGCTGCTGATAGCCTGGACTTCGATGAGACCTTTCTGGCCACATCCTTCCTCCAGCATCCCTGGGATGAGAGCGGCAGTGGCTGCCTGCCCCCAGAGCCCCTCTTTGAAGCAGGGGATGCCACCCTGGCCGCTGACCTGCAGGACTGGGCCAGTGTGGGTGCCTTCTTGTAAGAAGAGGTCAGGCCCCACCCCATCTCTGGACAGTGCCCAAGTCAGGGCCCAGACTGCCTCCCAAAATAGGCCCATGGACATCTCAGCACCCCAGCAGGGACTGGGCCAGGTCTCTGAAGGCTGGCTCCGTGAGGCCACACTGCTGCCAGCTGGGGGTGTCCTCATATCCAAGCCCAGAAGACTGGGAACTGGGGGCCCAGGACCAAAACTGCTGCCTCCCCCTCATCAGCAACCCCCATACACAGTGTTTCATTGACCTATGTCCCCCCCAAACCCCAAAACTGGCAAAGGCATGCCCCTGGCCTCTGCACTGTGAGCACTGAAGCCTGGAGGGGTCCTGCCAGGCCAGGGAGGAACTGAATAGGGCCCTCTTCAAGGCTCTGCTTCTTCTCACCCACCCCTGCTGCTTCCCCGGGTCTCTACCTAGAGAAAGTTCCCAGGTACCAACAAATGCTAATTAGATGACAGCAAATTAACCCCCTGGAGGCCCCTCCTGGCAGAGCTTCCCCAGGGGCCCTGGCAGCCTTGGCTAGGGAAAGAGGTGGCAGGAGACTGGGGGAAAgaacagaggaggcagaaatagggaGGGGGCAGCAAGGTGGGGGCGAGATGGTCTCTATGGCCTCTGGGGCCTTTTCCCTGGCCCATCGCCGGCAGAGATGAGGCTGACTTGAGGCTGAGAGCAACAGGAAGTTGGGGTTCGGGGTGGTTGGGGCAGGGGCAGCCAAGCTGCTAGGTTGGGGGGGAGAGACTAACGTAGTGCGCATAGTTATAGCTAAGACTTAACTGGGAGGGATGCCCAGCTTGCTGGGAGCACTGGAACCAGGAAGGAGACAACCCTATGCCCCCTGTCTGCACTGGGGGAAACCAGGTCTTGCTCCACCCTGACCCCTGGGACTGGTATCCATATCTACCCTCCATGTGGGGCAATTTAatctttttcatttaaagttctttacaataaatttttttttcaaaataaaacttttaaaaacctcAACATGGTTCATCATTCTAGCTTTTTTgggaaaggcagagtcaatgTGGTAACTTTGAGGCGGGGGAAGTTGACATATTTCTTTCTAATGTCAACTGGGAAATGACCAAAAAATGCGACAGAGGGGGTTTGTAGAAGGTCTCCCCTCACCTATTATCCCTAGGGAAGAAAGGGCCGAGAGGTGGCCCTCTCAGGAGCCCTTGTATCCCACACCTCAATACCTCCATCTGCACAACGGAAGAGCTGGGCCTGGAGGCCTAGaggaacaaaagacaaaaagacagagaggaggtcagccccacccctccccagaCTCCGAAGGTTCAAGCCATCCCCCACCACGAGGGCCTGCCCAGGCTCGCCCGCCCAAGAGTCCCAGGACTCCCTCCAGCACCACCTTCCCTTAGCCCTTTCCTGGAGGCACAGACAGGGCATGAGGTCAGAGGAGCCTCCTGTCCCGCTTTGACGTGTGTTTACCAGACCCAGCCTGATGCCAGGCTTGGGGAGGCAGGAGCCCACGTTAAAGGCTCAGTGCTGAGACTCATGCCCACCCCCAAACTGTGAAGTTCCAGGCTGCCGGAGTTCTAATAGTAAAACCAAggcacagggtgtgtgtgtccGATGGCCCTCAGGCTGTCCCTTTCAGTCCCCTCACTTCAGATGTGCTTGCCTGGGACCCATTTCCC containing:
- the Foxj1 gene encoding forkhead box protein J1, with amino-acid sequence MAESWLRLCGAGPGEEAGLEGGMEEPDALDDSLTSLQWLQEFSILNAKAPTLPPGGTDPHGYHQVPGSVAPGSPLAADPACHGQPHTPGKPTSSCTSRSVPLGLQAPPPDDVDYATNPHVKPPYSYATLICMAMQASKATKITLSAIYKWITDNFCYFRHADPTWQNSIRHNLSLNKCFIKVPREKDEPGKGGFWRIDPQYAERLLSGAFKKRRLPPVHIHPAFARQAAQEPSTSPWGGPLTVNTEAQQLLREFEEATGEGGWGTGEGRLGHKRKQPLPKRVAKVLKPPSTLLLTQEEQGELEPLKGNFDWEAIFEAGTLGEELSSLEALELSPPLSPASHGDVDLTVHGRHIDCPATWGPPVEQAADSLDFDETFLATSFLQHPWDESGSGCLPPEPLFEAGDATLAADLQDWASVGAFL